A region of Candidatus Cloacimonadota bacterium DNA encodes the following proteins:
- a CDS encoding NAD(P)H-hydrate dehydratase — MRPLLSSTQMKDLDNRAIKDFGLPSRLLMETAGKACAEIIANHYPKQLTGPVCVFCGSGNNGGDGFVIARWLANWGCEVNIICVGKGSSSPETTDNLELCRKLGIPIIEVSSSKNLSLVQSFLENSSIVVDAIFGIGFKGDLKPWLDELFELINSYSPLTVSVDIPSGLNADTGFGLNPIYAEGTITMDSMKIGHVTGIGREACGEIHVVDIGIPSYMHENLETVLLFQEEDFRPPLRLANRHKNDYGRVFVFGGIPGFTGAAAMAAHAALRAGCGYAYVVHRKELAAVYALKLTEAMSRTIPESPKTGCPDTKALLRLVEGASAVLIGPGLGQDDFALQLLKIMLRDLKAPLVVDADAITLISENPALYKYLSKPNVLLTPHWGEFARLAKIGKDEILQDCLGVLRAFVKERSARVLLKSHYSVYHDSDQTLVNISGNDGLATGGSGDVLAGIICSFLAQNESIPSAAIKASFLLGKTAETLAKTRGTPSILPTDIIASLFLKHNEII; from the coding sequence ATGCGCCCGCTGCTTAGTTCCACCCAGATGAAAGACTTGGACAATCGCGCCATCAAAGACTTTGGCCTTCCTTCCCGGTTGTTGATGGAAACAGCTGGCAAAGCCTGCGCCGAAATCATTGCCAACCACTATCCAAAGCAACTGACCGGTCCTGTCTGCGTTTTCTGCGGCAGCGGCAACAACGGCGGTGACGGATTTGTAATCGCCCGCTGGCTGGCAAACTGGGGCTGCGAGGTTAATATCATCTGTGTCGGCAAAGGCAGTTCCAGCCCTGAAACCACAGACAATCTGGAGCTCTGCCGAAAACTCGGCATACCCATCATCGAGGTCAGCTCTTCCAAAAACCTGTCTCTTGTCCAGAGTTTCCTGGAAAACTCATCTATTGTGGTAGATGCCATATTCGGTATCGGTTTCAAAGGAGATCTGAAACCCTGGCTGGATGAACTTTTCGAGCTCATCAACTCCTACTCGCCTTTAACTGTCTCTGTGGACATCCCCTCTGGGCTAAACGCTGATACGGGCTTCGGACTGAATCCCATCTATGCAGAGGGCACCATCACCATGGACAGTATGAAGATCGGCCACGTCACCGGCATTGGCAGGGAAGCCTGCGGCGAGATTCACGTTGTGGATATCGGCATCCCTTCTTACATGCATGAAAACCTGGAAACAGTCTTGCTCTTCCAAGAGGAGGATTTTCGCCCGCCTCTGAGATTGGCGAACAGGCACAAGAACGATTATGGCAGAGTTTTCGTTTTTGGAGGCATCCCGGGGTTCACTGGAGCCGCGGCGATGGCTGCCCATGCCGCTCTGCGCGCGGGCTGCGGTTATGCCTATGTGGTTCATCGCAAGGAACTGGCAGCCGTTTACGCGCTCAAACTAACGGAAGCCATGTCCCGAACGATTCCTGAAAGTCCAAAAACCGGATGTCCGGACACCAAAGCGCTGCTGCGGCTTGTGGAAGGGGCTTCCGCCGTGTTGATCGGCCCCGGGCTGGGGCAAGACGATTTTGCCCTCCAATTGCTAAAGATCATGCTCAGGGACCTAAAAGCCCCGCTGGTGGTTGACGCAGACGCGATAACCCTAATTTCCGAAAACCCGGCTTTATACAAGTACCTTTCCAAACCAAACGTGTTGCTAACCCCGCATTGGGGCGAATTTGCCCGGTTGGCCAAGATCGGCAAAGACGAGATATTGCAAGACTGCCTTGGTGTCCTGCGGGCTTTTGTGAAAGAACGTTCCGCGCGCGTGTTGCTGAAAAGTCATTACAGCGTCTATCACGACTCTGATCAGACCCTGGTAAACATTTCCGGCAACGACGGACTGGCCACCGGAGGCAGCGGCGACGTTCTGGCCGGAATCATCTGTTCGTTCCTTGCCCAAAATGAAAGCATTCCCTCCGCTGCGATCAAGGCTTCATTTCTGCTGGGTAAAACAGCCGAAACCCTGGCCAAAACACGCGGCACGCCCTCAATTCTGCCCACGGATATCATCGCCAGCCTGTTTCTTAAACACAATGAGATAATATGA
- a CDS encoding HAMP domain-containing histidine kinase, with the protein MLIFAAFAVYAQILIKNAKREQEYVPRIFAQYIAYTDSYLRQSEKYTQMLAEITSKRFELLQEVDFQEAISDYMFLDFPGKNPIPVIITDADTIPQYWNQVQVSSDTSYEDLSEADRLLLRQEMERMNRSELIEGGKVINYVYIARPVSLQDFIKGIDYSVVVTDREKRPLYWRNVDIAEDLSWDQTPVEARKLLRDKMSGMTEVPLAQASEQLGYIYFTTPKSLSRIGSLVILELLLLILILAFGAYGLILLHRTEKDTLWIGLAKETSHQFATPITSLLGWLERLRSTPPGTMSQKEYDKVLDQMTTDLNLLSYNANRFGKVGSQTNLKPVELHALLEESVSYFQARMPHLASRIDIHLISKIQGVQVMLDKDLFKWALENLIKNCVDAMSQKGGNIFITATQNKKHIYVHIRDEGKGIAHSQWKKIFEPGVTTKTRGWGLGLSLAKRIIEEYHKGHIRVLESTLNEGTTFEIKLVKELYK; encoded by the coding sequence CTGCTGATTTTCGCGGCTTTTGCCGTGTATGCCCAGATCCTGATCAAAAACGCCAAACGCGAACAAGAATATGTACCCCGCATTTTTGCCCAGTACATCGCTTACACAGACAGCTATTTGAGGCAATCCGAGAAATACACCCAGATGCTGGCAGAGATCACTTCCAAACGCTTTGAACTGCTGCAAGAGGTCGATTTCCAGGAAGCCATCAGCGATTATATGTTCCTGGATTTCCCCGGCAAAAATCCCATCCCGGTGATCATCACCGACGCCGATACCATTCCCCAGTATTGGAACCAGGTGCAGGTCTCTTCCGATACAAGCTACGAGGACCTTAGCGAAGCTGACAGGTTGCTGCTTAGACAGGAAATGGAGCGCATGAACCGCAGCGAACTGATCGAAGGCGGCAAAGTGATCAACTATGTTTATATCGCGCGGCCTGTGTCACTTCAGGATTTCATCAAGGGGATCGACTATTCGGTGGTTGTAACTGACCGTGAGAAAAGGCCACTCTACTGGCGCAATGTGGACATAGCTGAAGATCTAAGCTGGGATCAGACGCCGGTCGAAGCCCGGAAACTACTAAGAGATAAAATGTCCGGGATGACCGAGGTGCCGCTTGCCCAAGCCTCTGAACAGTTGGGATATATCTATTTCACAACGCCCAAATCATTGTCCCGTATCGGCTCCCTGGTGATCCTGGAACTGCTTCTGCTCATATTGATCCTGGCTTTTGGAGCCTATGGGCTGATTCTGCTGCACCGCACGGAGAAGGATACCCTCTGGATCGGACTGGCTAAGGAAACCTCACATCAGTTCGCCACTCCGATAACATCGCTACTGGGCTGGCTGGAACGCCTGCGCAGCACACCTCCCGGCACAATGAGCCAGAAAGAATACGATAAGGTTCTGGACCAGATGACCACGGACCTCAACCTGCTGAGCTACAATGCCAACCGTTTTGGCAAGGTGGGCTCGCAGACCAATCTCAAGCCGGTGGAACTCCACGCTTTGCTTGAAGAAAGCGTTTCCTATTTTCAGGCCCGTATGCCCCATTTGGCCTCCCGCATCGACATCCATCTGATTTCCAAGATCCAAGGTGTGCAGGTGATGCTGGACAAAGACCTGTTCAAATGGGCTTTGGAAAACCTGATCAAAAACTGCGTAGATGCCATGTCCCAAAAAGGCGGAAACATCTTTATAACTGCTACCCAGAATAAAAAGCACATTTACGTGCATATTCGCGATGAGGGCAAGGGCATTGCCCACTCTCAGTGGAAAAAAATCTTCGAACCCGGCGTGACCACCAAAACCCGAGGTTGGGGTCTGGGACTCAGCCTGGCCAAACGCATCATCGAAGAATATCATAAAGGTCACATCCGTGTGCTGGAAAGCACTCTGAATGAAGGCACAACCTTCGAAATCAAACTTGTAAAAGAACTTTACAAATAG
- the mazG gene encoding nucleoside triphosphate pyrophosphohydrolase has translation MKEFQDLVDIIAQLREPLSGCPWDIKQTSQSLVPNFIEELYEAVEAIEDGDETGLMEELGDLMLHIVFQAQIATEEQRFDITDVLRAINDKLVRRHPHVFGQLEVNDADNVKMNWERLKKSEKKDRKSVLEGIPRALPALIHAQRSQEKAASVGFDWPNLKPVLAKLDEERKELDEALSSEDHLQIKEELGDMLFTLVNLARKLHIDAESALKETSRKFHKRFNFIEEHYRKNGDDIHEANLEELDLLWDIAKEDR, from the coding sequence ATGAAAGAATTTCAAGATTTGGTGGATATCATCGCGCAGCTGCGCGAACCTCTGTCCGGCTGTCCCTGGGACATCAAACAAACCTCTCAAAGCCTGGTGCCAAACTTCATCGAGGAGTTATACGAAGCTGTGGAGGCAATCGAGGATGGAGACGAGACAGGCTTGATGGAAGAGCTGGGCGACTTGATGCTGCACATAGTTTTTCAGGCCCAAATAGCGACTGAGGAACAGCGGTTCGACATCACCGACGTGCTGCGTGCCATAAATGACAAGCTGGTGCGGCGGCATCCACATGTGTTTGGGCAGCTTGAGGTTAACGATGCGGACAACGTAAAGATGAACTGGGAACGCTTGAAGAAAAGTGAAAAGAAAGACCGCAAGAGCGTTTTGGAAGGAATTCCCAGAGCGCTGCCAGCGCTCATCCACGCCCAGCGTTCACAGGAAAAGGCGGCTTCGGTTGGTTTCGACTGGCCGAATCTGAAACCCGTATTGGCAAAGCTGGATGAGGAGCGCAAGGAACTGGACGAAGCTCTGTCCAGCGAGGATCATCTACAGATCAAGGAAGAATTGGGAGACATGCTGTTTACGCTGGTGAACCTCGCTCGCAAGCTGCATATCGATGCCGAGAGCGCTTTGAAGGAAACTTCCCGGAAATTCCACAAACGTTTCAACTTCATTGAAGAGCACTACCGGAAAAACGGAGACGACATCCATGAGGCAAACCTTGAAGAACTCGACCTCCTCTGGGATATCGCGAAAGAAGACAGATAA
- a CDS encoding molybdopterin-dependent oxidoreductase: MALPSLVLSLLFFTQACTGKTDKTTQGDTLKTLANINTPVFWAEGHPGKLDRENWVITVTGSCDKPRSFSWEELNALPQTEVDGRLTSVTRWSSRGLWKGVALSTLLDEVGAKPSCKFVRFWSVGEVYDTSIPINITRLEKSLLAHSFNRQYLDENYGGPVRAFIPYLWGYKSAKSVVKVELMEYYVPGFWEQRGYTDSGEIEAGPCRDMNEGGAIKQIPGPGEVTF; the protein is encoded by the coding sequence ATGGCGTTGCCATCCCTGGTTTTAAGCCTGTTATTCTTCACCCAGGCCTGCACCGGAAAAACTGATAAAACAACGCAAGGAGACACCTTGAAAACATTAGCCAACATCAACACCCCCGTCTTTTGGGCGGAAGGCCATCCCGGCAAACTGGACCGGGAAAACTGGGTGATCACGGTCACCGGGTCTTGTGACAAACCTCGCTCCTTCTCTTGGGAAGAGCTGAACGCCCTGCCCCAGACAGAAGTTGACGGCCGCCTGACCAGCGTTACCCGCTGGTCTTCAAGAGGTCTGTGGAAGGGCGTCGCGCTTTCCACCCTGCTGGATGAGGTGGGCGCCAAACCAAGCTGCAAATTCGTCCGCTTTTGGTCGGTGGGTGAAGTTTACGACACCTCCATTCCCATAAACATAACCCGCTTGGAAAAATCCCTGCTCGCCCACAGCTTTAACCGCCAGTATCTGGATGAAAATTATGGTGGACCGGTGCGGGCTTTCATTCCCTATCTCTGGGGCTACAAATCCGCCAAATCGGTTGTGAAGGTGGAATTGATGGAATACTACGTACCCGGATTTTGGGAACAGCGCGGATACACCGATAGCGGGGAAATCGAGGCCGGACCTTGCCGTGACATGAACGAAGGCGGGGCAATCAAACAAATCCCCGGTCCCGGAGAAGTAACGTTCTGA